Proteins encoded in a region of the Triticum dicoccoides isolate Atlit2015 ecotype Zavitan chromosome 3A, WEW_v2.0, whole genome shotgun sequence genome:
- the LOC119270100 gene encoding transcription and mRNA export factor ENY2-like: MRSSINRPPTPNDDEEEEEEVGKEASLGDIINLKLVESGEKERLMELLRERLVECGWRDDMKALCRAYARKKGRNNVTLDDLIHVITPKGRASVPDAVKAELLQRIRSFLMSSSLW; encoded by the exons AT GAGGTCGTCGATTAACCGGCCGCCGACGCcgaacgatgacgaggaggaggaggaggaggtagggAAGGAGGCTTCTCTCGGAGACATCATCAACCTCAAG TTGGTGGAGAGCGGCGAGAAGGAGCGGCTGATGGAGCTTCTCCGGGAGCGGCTCGTAGAGTGCGGCTGGAGGGATGACATGAAGGCTCTCTGCAG GGCTTATGCAAGGAAAAAGGGAAGAAATAATGTAACATTAGATGATCTTATTCATGTTATTACTCCAAAAGGAAGAG CCTCGGTGCCCGATGCGGTGAAGGCAGAGCTGCTGCAGCGCATCCGATCCTTTCTCATGTCTTCCTCGCTTTGGTAG